In Bufo gargarizans isolate SCDJY-AF-19 chromosome 5, ASM1485885v1, whole genome shotgun sequence, the following are encoded in one genomic region:
- the LOC122938012 gene encoding DNA polymerase iota-like isoform X1, producing MESPREEEEEEETQWWSREEEGPREPPAACKYCVAASGSPSLARRVILHLDMDCFYAQVEMIRNPELREKPLGVQQKTLMVTCNYVARNLGVNKCMSIREAREKCPQLVLVSGEDLTHYREMSYKVTSLLEEFGPRVERLGFDENFIDITELVEKRLRDPQCGRAMEASGHVYNQQVPDANDWTHQRLIVGSHVAADIRAAVYSRLGLTGCAGVASNKLLSKLVSGTFKPNQQTVLLPESCSCLINSLNHVHRIPGIGYKTAERLEALGLGSVSALQSCPITVLEKELGAAVAHRIQMLSRGEDNSLVTPTGPPQSLSEEDSFKKCCTVSDVRAKLEELLRLLLSRLSTDGRSAHTLRLTIRQFTPTNKYLNRESRQCPIPVNVAQSMNQGSDSAAIVSALMELLMKLFQKMIDVKLPFHLTLLNVCFSNLKASRSSTSSRCSIGFYLTQKKSSENDCGVSETSGFSIKANSAFPEKSGHSACPVEMDGEVSLSLPEDIDMDVFSQLPDDIKKEIIQSPHMTRRSKTIQTKPQAAAAGGIQNFFTRGKSGPGLNSARDEGHSQEPLPSPLKKPLRKDSESLSNVSDTVVPPSCTPHTACPQGTEPNVGFAMDCTESVDGDAVSSLPKSVDVNVFSQLPVELQKELMSEWKNQKLTPKIQTKKFQDKGKTSKGQRPSAASHPNSLLKYFKPN from the exons ATGGAGTCTCCGcgggaagaagaagaggaggaggagacccaGTGGTGGAgccgggaggaggaggggccCCGGGAGCCCCCTGCCGCCTGTAAATACTGTGTGGCCG CCTCGGGAAGTCCGTCTCTCGCCCGGCGGGTGATCCTGCACCTGGACATGGACTGCTTCTACGCCCAGGTAGAGATGATCCGGAACCCAGAGCTGAGGGAGAAGCCGCTGG GCGTCCAGCAGAAAACACTTATGGTCACCTGTAACTATGTAGCCAGAAATCTGGGGGTTAACAAATGCATGTCCATCCGGGAGGCGAGAGAGAAGTGTCCACAGCTAGTCCTGGTCAGCGGGGAGGACCTGACGCACTACAGGGAGATGTCCTACAAGGTCACCA GTCTGTTGGAGGAGTTCGGTCCGCGGGTGGAGCGGCTTGGCTTCGATGAGAACTTCattgacatcacagagctggtggagAAGAGGCTGCGAGACCCTCAGTGTGGCAGAGCCATGGAGGCGTCTGGCCACGTGTACAACCAGCAAG TTCCAGATGCCAATGACTGGACTCACCAGCGCCTCATCGTGGGCTCTCATGTGGCAGCGGACATTCGGGCAGCAGTGTACAGCCGGCTGGGGTTGACGGGCTGTGCTGGGGTGGCATCGAATAAACTGCTCTCCAAACTCGTGTCTGGGACCTTCAAACCAAATCAACAAACCGTTCTGCTCCCGGAAAGCTGCAGCTGTCTGATCAACAGTCTTAATCACGTCCATAGGAttccag GCATCGGATATAAAACAGCCGAGCGTCTGGAGGCTTTAGGGCTAGGCAGCGTCAGCGCCCTGCAGTCCTGTCCAATCACAGTCCTGGAGAAAGAGTTGGGGGCCGCCGTGGCTCATCGCATCCAGATGCTCAGCAGAGGAGAGGACAATTCACTGGTGACACCGACGGGACCTCCGCAG TCTCTTAGTGAAGAAGACTCCTTCAAAAAGTGCTGCACGGTGTCAGATGTGAGAGCAAAACTGGAAGAACTGCTGCGCCTCCTACTAAGCAG ACTGTCCACTGACGGGCGGAGCGCCCACACACTGCGCTTAACCATTCGCCAGTTCACGCCGACCAATAAATATTTAAACCGGGAAAGTCGTCAGTGTCCTATTCCAGTAAACGTGGCTCAAAGCATGAACCAAG GATCAGACAGCGCTGCCATTGTCTCCGCGCTGATGGAGCTGCTCATGAAGCTCTTTCAGAAGATGATTGATGTCAAGTTGCCGTTTCACCTTACTCTCCTGAATGTTTGCTTTTCCAACCTCAAGGCTTCTCGGTCCTCGACCTCCTCACGGTGTTCAATTGGATTTTACCTCACTCAGAAAAAGTCGTCAGAAAATGATTGTGGAGTCAGCGAG ACATCGGGATTCAGTATAAAAGCTAATTCTGCCTTTCCTGAGAAGTCGGGTCACTCTGCCTGTCCTGTGGAGATGGATGGTGAGGTTTCTCTATCATTACCTGAGGACATTGACATGGACGTGTTTAGTCAACTCCCAGATGACATTAAGAAGGAGATTATCCAAAGCCCACATATGACAAGAAGGAGCAAAACTATCCAGACAAAGCCCCAAGCAGCAgctgctggggggatacagaattTCTTCACTAGAGGTAAATCCGGGCCTGGGCTCAATTCTGCGAGAGATGAGGGGCATTCTCAGGAGCCACTGCCGTCTCCTCTGAAGAAACCTTTGAGAAAAGACTCTGAATCTCTCAGCAATGTCTCCGACACAGTCGTGCCTCCTTCTTGTACGCCGCACACTGCTTGTCCCCAGGGTACAGAACCAAACGTTGGGTTTGCAATGGATTGTACAGAATCGGTGGATGGTGATGCCGTCTCATCACTCCCTAAAAGCGTTGATGTGAATGTGTTTTCTCAGCTGCCGGTGGAGCTTCAGAAAGAACTTATGAGCGAATGGAAGAATCAAAAATTAACTCCCAAAATCCAGACCAAGAAGTTTCAAGACAAAGGAAAGACCTCAAAAGGTCAAAGGCCGAGCGCAGCGTCCCATCCCAACAGCCTGCTGAAGTATTTCAAGCCGAATTAG
- the LOC122938012 gene encoding DNA polymerase iota-like isoform X2, producing MESPREEEEEEETQWWSREEEGPREPPAASSGSPSLARRVILHLDMDCFYAQVEMIRNPELREKPLGVQQKTLMVTCNYVARNLGVNKCMSIREAREKCPQLVLVSGEDLTHYREMSYKVTSLLEEFGPRVERLGFDENFIDITELVEKRLRDPQCGRAMEASGHVYNQQVPDANDWTHQRLIVGSHVAADIRAAVYSRLGLTGCAGVASNKLLSKLVSGTFKPNQQTVLLPESCSCLINSLNHVHRIPGIGYKTAERLEALGLGSVSALQSCPITVLEKELGAAVAHRIQMLSRGEDNSLVTPTGPPQSLSEEDSFKKCCTVSDVRAKLEELLRLLLSRLSTDGRSAHTLRLTIRQFTPTNKYLNRESRQCPIPVNVAQSMNQGSDSAAIVSALMELLMKLFQKMIDVKLPFHLTLLNVCFSNLKASRSSTSSRCSIGFYLTQKKSSENDCGVSETSGFSIKANSAFPEKSGHSACPVEMDGEVSLSLPEDIDMDVFSQLPDDIKKEIIQSPHMTRRSKTIQTKPQAAAAGGIQNFFTRGKSGPGLNSARDEGHSQEPLPSPLKKPLRKDSESLSNVSDTVVPPSCTPHTACPQGTEPNVGFAMDCTESVDGDAVSSLPKSVDVNVFSQLPVELQKELMSEWKNQKLTPKIQTKKFQDKGKTSKGQRPSAASHPNSLLKYFKPN from the exons ATGGAGTCTCCGcgggaagaagaagaggaggaggagacccaGTGGTGGAgccgggaggaggaggggccCCGGGAGCCCCCTGCCGCCT CCTCGGGAAGTCCGTCTCTCGCCCGGCGGGTGATCCTGCACCTGGACATGGACTGCTTCTACGCCCAGGTAGAGATGATCCGGAACCCAGAGCTGAGGGAGAAGCCGCTGG GCGTCCAGCAGAAAACACTTATGGTCACCTGTAACTATGTAGCCAGAAATCTGGGGGTTAACAAATGCATGTCCATCCGGGAGGCGAGAGAGAAGTGTCCACAGCTAGTCCTGGTCAGCGGGGAGGACCTGACGCACTACAGGGAGATGTCCTACAAGGTCACCA GTCTGTTGGAGGAGTTCGGTCCGCGGGTGGAGCGGCTTGGCTTCGATGAGAACTTCattgacatcacagagctggtggagAAGAGGCTGCGAGACCCTCAGTGTGGCAGAGCCATGGAGGCGTCTGGCCACGTGTACAACCAGCAAG TTCCAGATGCCAATGACTGGACTCACCAGCGCCTCATCGTGGGCTCTCATGTGGCAGCGGACATTCGGGCAGCAGTGTACAGCCGGCTGGGGTTGACGGGCTGTGCTGGGGTGGCATCGAATAAACTGCTCTCCAAACTCGTGTCTGGGACCTTCAAACCAAATCAACAAACCGTTCTGCTCCCGGAAAGCTGCAGCTGTCTGATCAACAGTCTTAATCACGTCCATAGGAttccag GCATCGGATATAAAACAGCCGAGCGTCTGGAGGCTTTAGGGCTAGGCAGCGTCAGCGCCCTGCAGTCCTGTCCAATCACAGTCCTGGAGAAAGAGTTGGGGGCCGCCGTGGCTCATCGCATCCAGATGCTCAGCAGAGGAGAGGACAATTCACTGGTGACACCGACGGGACCTCCGCAG TCTCTTAGTGAAGAAGACTCCTTCAAAAAGTGCTGCACGGTGTCAGATGTGAGAGCAAAACTGGAAGAACTGCTGCGCCTCCTACTAAGCAG ACTGTCCACTGACGGGCGGAGCGCCCACACACTGCGCTTAACCATTCGCCAGTTCACGCCGACCAATAAATATTTAAACCGGGAAAGTCGTCAGTGTCCTATTCCAGTAAACGTGGCTCAAAGCATGAACCAAG GATCAGACAGCGCTGCCATTGTCTCCGCGCTGATGGAGCTGCTCATGAAGCTCTTTCAGAAGATGATTGATGTCAAGTTGCCGTTTCACCTTACTCTCCTGAATGTTTGCTTTTCCAACCTCAAGGCTTCTCGGTCCTCGACCTCCTCACGGTGTTCAATTGGATTTTACCTCACTCAGAAAAAGTCGTCAGAAAATGATTGTGGAGTCAGCGAG ACATCGGGATTCAGTATAAAAGCTAATTCTGCCTTTCCTGAGAAGTCGGGTCACTCTGCCTGTCCTGTGGAGATGGATGGTGAGGTTTCTCTATCATTACCTGAGGACATTGACATGGACGTGTTTAGTCAACTCCCAGATGACATTAAGAAGGAGATTATCCAAAGCCCACATATGACAAGAAGGAGCAAAACTATCCAGACAAAGCCCCAAGCAGCAgctgctggggggatacagaattTCTTCACTAGAGGTAAATCCGGGCCTGGGCTCAATTCTGCGAGAGATGAGGGGCATTCTCAGGAGCCACTGCCGTCTCCTCTGAAGAAACCTTTGAGAAAAGACTCTGAATCTCTCAGCAATGTCTCCGACACAGTCGTGCCTCCTTCTTGTACGCCGCACACTGCTTGTCCCCAGGGTACAGAACCAAACGTTGGGTTTGCAATGGATTGTACAGAATCGGTGGATGGTGATGCCGTCTCATCACTCCCTAAAAGCGTTGATGTGAATGTGTTTTCTCAGCTGCCGGTGGAGCTTCAGAAAGAACTTATGAGCGAATGGAAGAATCAAAAATTAACTCCCAAAATCCAGACCAAGAAGTTTCAAGACAAAGGAAAGACCTCAAAAGGTCAAAGGCCGAGCGCAGCGTCCCATCCCAACAGCCTGCTGAAGTATTTCAAGCCGAATTAG
- the LOC122938012 gene encoding DNA polymerase iota-like isoform X3, which yields MDCFYAQVEMIRNPELREKPLGVQQKTLMVTCNYVARNLGVNKCMSIREAREKCPQLVLVSGEDLTHYREMSYKVTSLLEEFGPRVERLGFDENFIDITELVEKRLRDPQCGRAMEASGHVYNQQVPDANDWTHQRLIVGSHVAADIRAAVYSRLGLTGCAGVASNKLLSKLVSGTFKPNQQTVLLPESCSCLINSLNHVHRIPGIGYKTAERLEALGLGSVSALQSCPITVLEKELGAAVAHRIQMLSRGEDNSLVTPTGPPQSLSEEDSFKKCCTVSDVRAKLEELLRLLLSRLSTDGRSAHTLRLTIRQFTPTNKYLNRESRQCPIPVNVAQSMNQGSDSAAIVSALMELLMKLFQKMIDVKLPFHLTLLNVCFSNLKASRSSTSSRCSIGFYLTQKKSSENDCGVSETSGFSIKANSAFPEKSGHSACPVEMDGEVSLSLPEDIDMDVFSQLPDDIKKEIIQSPHMTRRSKTIQTKPQAAAAGGIQNFFTRGKSGPGLNSARDEGHSQEPLPSPLKKPLRKDSESLSNVSDTVVPPSCTPHTACPQGTEPNVGFAMDCTESVDGDAVSSLPKSVDVNVFSQLPVELQKELMSEWKNQKLTPKIQTKKFQDKGKTSKGQRPSAASHPNSLLKYFKPN from the exons ATGGACTGCTTCTACGCCCAGGTAGAGATGATCCGGAACCCAGAGCTGAGGGAGAAGCCGCTGG GCGTCCAGCAGAAAACACTTATGGTCACCTGTAACTATGTAGCCAGAAATCTGGGGGTTAACAAATGCATGTCCATCCGGGAGGCGAGAGAGAAGTGTCCACAGCTAGTCCTGGTCAGCGGGGAGGACCTGACGCACTACAGGGAGATGTCCTACAAGGTCACCA GTCTGTTGGAGGAGTTCGGTCCGCGGGTGGAGCGGCTTGGCTTCGATGAGAACTTCattgacatcacagagctggtggagAAGAGGCTGCGAGACCCTCAGTGTGGCAGAGCCATGGAGGCGTCTGGCCACGTGTACAACCAGCAAG TTCCAGATGCCAATGACTGGACTCACCAGCGCCTCATCGTGGGCTCTCATGTGGCAGCGGACATTCGGGCAGCAGTGTACAGCCGGCTGGGGTTGACGGGCTGTGCTGGGGTGGCATCGAATAAACTGCTCTCCAAACTCGTGTCTGGGACCTTCAAACCAAATCAACAAACCGTTCTGCTCCCGGAAAGCTGCAGCTGTCTGATCAACAGTCTTAATCACGTCCATAGGAttccag GCATCGGATATAAAACAGCCGAGCGTCTGGAGGCTTTAGGGCTAGGCAGCGTCAGCGCCCTGCAGTCCTGTCCAATCACAGTCCTGGAGAAAGAGTTGGGGGCCGCCGTGGCTCATCGCATCCAGATGCTCAGCAGAGGAGAGGACAATTCACTGGTGACACCGACGGGACCTCCGCAG TCTCTTAGTGAAGAAGACTCCTTCAAAAAGTGCTGCACGGTGTCAGATGTGAGAGCAAAACTGGAAGAACTGCTGCGCCTCCTACTAAGCAG ACTGTCCACTGACGGGCGGAGCGCCCACACACTGCGCTTAACCATTCGCCAGTTCACGCCGACCAATAAATATTTAAACCGGGAAAGTCGTCAGTGTCCTATTCCAGTAAACGTGGCTCAAAGCATGAACCAAG GATCAGACAGCGCTGCCATTGTCTCCGCGCTGATGGAGCTGCTCATGAAGCTCTTTCAGAAGATGATTGATGTCAAGTTGCCGTTTCACCTTACTCTCCTGAATGTTTGCTTTTCCAACCTCAAGGCTTCTCGGTCCTCGACCTCCTCACGGTGTTCAATTGGATTTTACCTCACTCAGAAAAAGTCGTCAGAAAATGATTGTGGAGTCAGCGAG ACATCGGGATTCAGTATAAAAGCTAATTCTGCCTTTCCTGAGAAGTCGGGTCACTCTGCCTGTCCTGTGGAGATGGATGGTGAGGTTTCTCTATCATTACCTGAGGACATTGACATGGACGTGTTTAGTCAACTCCCAGATGACATTAAGAAGGAGATTATCCAAAGCCCACATATGACAAGAAGGAGCAAAACTATCCAGACAAAGCCCCAAGCAGCAgctgctggggggatacagaattTCTTCACTAGAGGTAAATCCGGGCCTGGGCTCAATTCTGCGAGAGATGAGGGGCATTCTCAGGAGCCACTGCCGTCTCCTCTGAAGAAACCTTTGAGAAAAGACTCTGAATCTCTCAGCAATGTCTCCGACACAGTCGTGCCTCCTTCTTGTACGCCGCACACTGCTTGTCCCCAGGGTACAGAACCAAACGTTGGGTTTGCAATGGATTGTACAGAATCGGTGGATGGTGATGCCGTCTCATCACTCCCTAAAAGCGTTGATGTGAATGTGTTTTCTCAGCTGCCGGTGGAGCTTCAGAAAGAACTTATGAGCGAATGGAAGAATCAAAAATTAACTCCCAAAATCCAGACCAAGAAGTTTCAAGACAAAGGAAAGACCTCAAAAGGTCAAAGGCCGAGCGCAGCGTCCCATCCCAACAGCCTGCTGAAGTATTTCAAGCCGAATTAG